The following nucleotide sequence is from Chlorogloeopsis sp. ULAP01.
AAGTCATTTCCCGATTGCGAGAAGCATTTAAAGTAGAGTTACCTTTACGCAGTTTATTTGAAGCACCTACAGTCGCTCAATTGGTAGAACGTATCGAGAAAATGCTGACAGTCCAACAGCTACAGTTTATGTCTATGGATGCAGTAGATCGTGAGGAGATAGAAATATGAAAACTATTGAAGAGTTTTTATCCGATCTTTGCAGTCTCGATATCAAGCTGTGGGTTGAAGAAAATCGCCTGCTTTGTAACGCTCCTAAAGGTGCGCTGACACCAGTTATTAAAGCAGAACTAGCGGAACGCAAAGCAGAAATCCTCGCTTTTATACGTCAAAATAACGTAACTTTAAGTTCTAATCATCAGCCAATTCGCCCAACACCACAACAGGAAAATCTATCTCTATCCTTTGCCCAACAACGACTCTGGTTTATCGACCAGTTACAACCAGGCAGTAACTTTTACAATCTACCTGCCGCCTTTCATCTGCAAGGTTCGCTCAATGTAGTAGCACTGGAAAAGACCCTCAATGAAATTATACGGCGGCATGAAGTTTTAAGAACGACTTTTGCCTCACAAAAAGGGCAACCCCTCCAAGTCATTCACCCGACTTTGACTTTAAATTTGCCTGTAATTAATTTACAAGAATTACCAAAAGTCGAGCGCGAAGCCGAAGTTCAACAACTTTTGAGTAAGGAAGCTTCGCAATGTTTCAAATTAGACGAAACACCATTACTGCGATGTACTCTCTTACAATTAGCCGAAGAAGAGTATGTAGTGATGTTTACCATGCATCACATCATCTCTGATGGTTGGTCGATGGGTATACTCATCCAAGAAGTAGTAGCCCTGTATGAAGCCTTTTCTCAAAATCAAGCTTCTCCGCTTCCAGAATTACCCATTCAATATGCAGATTTTGCTGTTTGGCAGCGCCAATGGTTGCAAGGAGAAGTTCTAGACAACCTTCTTTCTTACTGGAAAAAACAGCTTGGTGGCAACCTCCCAATTTTGCAACTACCTACAGATTATCCTCGACCGCCAATTCAGACTTTTCGGGGTAAAAGAAAATCATTTACTCTATCTACTGATTTGACTGAAGCGTTAAAGACACTTAGCCGTCATGAAGATGCGACGCTGTTCATGACTTTGTTAGCTGGGTTTAAGACATTATTGCATCGCTACAGCAATCAAGAAGATATTTTAGTAGGTTCGCCGATCGCTAATCGTAACCGTAACGATATCGAACAACTAATTGGTTTTTTTGTCAATACTCTGGTGTTGCGTACTGACTTCACTGGTAATCCCACTTTTAAAGAATTGTTGAGGCGTGTACGCGAGACAACTTTAGAAGCTTACGCTCATCAAGATATACCTTTTGATTTATTAGTTGAAGAATTGCAGCCACAGCGCAACTTGAGTTATGCGCCTCTATTTCAAGTAATGTTTATTCTGCAAAATACCCCAATGTCTGCGTTAGAAATCTCAGGTTTAACTTTGAATTTCCTGGAGAATAACGCTAACACCGCAATGTTTGATTTAACACTTGATATGAAGGAGACAGAAGGGGGATTAGTAGGAAGTTTAGAATATAATACAGATTTATTTGATGACACCACCATTGCGCGCATGGTAGAACATTTACAGACTTTGCTCCAAGGTATTGTTACTAATCCAGAGCAACGGCTATCAGAATTATCATTATTAACAGAATCAGAGCGTCATAAACTTTTAGTAGAGTGGAATAATACTCAAGTCGAATATCCACAAGATCAATGCATTCATCAGTTATTTGAATCGCAAGTAGAACAAACACCTGATGCAGTAGCAGTAGTATTTGAAAACCAGCAATTAACTTACCGCGAACTAAACGCCAAAGCCAACCAATTAGCACATTATTTACAAACTTTAGGAGTCAAACCAGAGGTATTAGTCGGGATTTGTGTTGAGCGATCACTCGATATGGTCATTGGAATCTTAGCCATCCTCAAAGCCGGAGGTGCTTATGTACCTCTAGAGCCTAGCTATCCCCAAGAACCCTTGGCTTATATATTAGAAGATGCTCAACCAAGGGTTTTGTTAACCCAACAGAAATTAGTTGCAACACTACCAAATCAGCTAGCGCAGGTTATTTGTCTGGATAGTGATTGGGAATTAATTAGCGATCACCACAGTGAAAATCCCGTAACTCACATCACTGAAGATTACCTCGCCTACGTCATCTATACTTCTGGTTCCACAGGGAAACCAAAGGGTGCAATGAACACCCATCGCGGAATCTGCAATCGCTTACTGTGGATGCAGGATGCTTACCAACTAACACCAGCAGATAGAGTTTTGCAGAAAACTCCTTTTAATTTTGATGTCTCAGTCTGGGAATTCTTCTGGCCGTTGATGACGGGTGCGCGGTTAGTAATAGCCCAACCAGAAGGACATAAAGATCCCAACTATTTGATTAACTTGATTGTCCAGCAGCAAATAACGACCTTACATTTTGTCCCATCCATGCTGCAAGTTTTTTTGGAAGCAGAAGCAGTAGAAAAATGTCAGTCTTTGGTGCGGGTAATCGCCAGTGGAGAAGCATTACCAGTTGAACTGCAACAACGCTTTTTTCAGCGACTGGATGCCCAATTATATAATCTTTATGGACCAACAGAAGCGGCTGTTGATGTCACCTTTTGGCAATGCCAAAATCATCTCAGTAACCACAAGACAGTTCCTATCGGTCGCCCAATTGCCAATATTCAAATTTATATCCTTGACAAATATCTTCATCCTGTTCCTGTGGGTGTACCAGGGGAAGTTTATATCGGCGGTGTAGGCGTTGGTCGAGGTTACTTAAACCGTCCTGAATTAACTGCCGAGAAATTTATTCCCAATCCTTTTAGTTTTAGCACCACAGCCAGCCGTCTTTACAAAACAGGTGATTTAGCCCGTTATCTTCCTAATGGAGAAATAGAATACATTGGTCGGATTGACTATCAAGTGAAACTGCGAGGGTTCCGCATTGAACTAGGAGAAATAGAAGCGGCGATCGCTCAATATCCAGGAGTACGAGAAACTATAGTTGTTGTTAATGCACAACGAATAGTTGCCTATCTAGTTCCGCAAACAGCACAAATATTAAGCATTTCAGAACTACGTAGTTTTTTAGAGTCAAAATTACCCAGCTACATGATCCCCGTGGCTTTTGTCTTGTTAGAAACATTACCCTTAAACACAAATGGTAAAGTTGACCGCCGAGCTTTACCTGCACCTGACATAGCCCGCCCCGAATTAGCTGATGCTTATCAACCACCCCAAACGGAAGTTGAACAAACCATTGCCCAAATTTGGCAACAAGTCCTGCGACTAGAAAATGTCGGTATTCATGATAACTTCTTTGAACTCGGTGGTCATTCATTGCTTTTGGTGCAAGTGAATAGCAAATTACGTGAACTATTTACCAAAAATTTAGCGGTTCTTGACTTATTTAGATATCCCACAATTAACTCTTTAGCCAATTATTTAACGCAAGTTGAGCCGGAAAAAATAACAGCTGAAAGTATAGAGATTGTTACCGAAAAAATTGCCGACGGCAAAGCACAACAAAGAAAACGCCTTCAAAAACTTAAATCTATCCAAAATATCTAAATTTTATTTAAAATCATGAGTATTAGTACATCATTAAATGGTTCAGAAATAGCGATTATTGGCTTATCAGGGCGATTTCCAGGAGCTAAAGATATTGATGAATTTTGGCAAAATCTTCAGCAGGGCAGGGAAACAATTGCGTTTTTTACTGATGAAGAACTCTTAGCAGCCGGGATAAATTCATCTTTATTAAATGATCCTAATTATGTAAAAGCCCAGGCGGTATTAGCAGACGCAGAATATTTTGATGCTGAATTTTTTGGCTTTAATCCCAGAGAAGCCACAATTACCGACCCACAACACCGAGTTTTTCTAGAATGTGCTTGGTCAGCCCTAGAAAATGCCGGATATGATTCCCAAAATTATCAAGGTGCAATCGGTGTTTATGCTGGTTCTGGGATGAACACCTACTTACTAAATATTTATTTAAATCAAAATATTATTGGTTCTGTTGATCCGCAGCAACTCATGCTGGCTGGGAATAAAGATTTTTTAACCACTCGTGTTTCTTACAAACTCAACTTAGAAGGGCCAAGTTACGCAGTCCAAACAGCTTGCTCAACTTCGTTGGTGGCTGTTCACTTGGCTTGTCAAAGCTTACTCAATGGTGAATGTGATATGGCTTTGGCTGGTGGTGTCGCCATCAATGCTGACAGAAAAGCAGGATACTTATATACAGAAGGGGGGATAATGTCTCCTGACGGACATTGCCGTGCTTTTGATGCCCATGCTCAAGGATCTGTAGGTGGTGAGGGTGTGGGGATTGTGGTGTTAAAGCGATTAGAAGATGCGTTGCGCGATCACGATACAATTTATGCCATCATCAAAGGTTCAGCGATTAATAATGACGGGGCGTTCAAAGTCAGCTACACAGCACCCCGCATCGATACCCAAGCCAAGGTGATTAGAACCGCCCAAATCGTCGCTGAAGTCGAACCAGAAACTATCACCTACATTGAAACTCACGGTACAGCCACCGCTTTAGGAGATCCCATTGAAATTGCCGCCCTGACACAAGCTTTCCGCGCCAGCACCCAAAAGACAGGATTCTGTGCTATTGGTTCCGTCAAAACCAACATTGGACATTTGGACACTGCGGCCGGTGTGGCGGGGTTAATCAAAACTGTCCTCGCCCTGAAGCACAAACAAATACCCCCAAGCTTACATTATTCTGCCCCTAATCCTGAAATTGACTTTGCTAATAGCCCTTTTTACGTCAATACCAAACTGGCAGAATGGCAAACCAATAATATTCCCCGGCGTGCAGGAGTCAGCTCCTTTGGGTTGGGGGGAACTAACGCTCATGTCATTCTGGAAGAAGCGCCAGTATGGGAACGGGACAGGGAGCAGGAGAGAAAGTATCAATTGTTGCTTCTGTCTGCCAAAACAGCATCAGCACTAGAAACGGCTACAACAAATCTAGCTGATTATTTGCAAGCACATTCTGATTTAAACCTAGCTGATGTCGCTTACACATTACAGGTTGGACGCAGAACTTTCGACTATCGGCGTGCTGTGGTGTGTCGAGATATTCCCGATGCACTCAAAGTACTGCAAAATTCCCAACCAGTCGCCCAAAAAACTCAGCCACGTCCAGTTGCTTTTATGTTTTCTGGGCTGGGAACTCACTATGTTGATATGGCTTTGGAACTTTACCAAACTGAGTCAACATTTCGTAGCTGTGTGGATGAATGTTGTGAACTCCTGAAGCCCCTGCTGGGTTTAGATTTGCGAGATGTTTTATATCCCAACATAAATAATCACAATGGCAACCAGCAAACGCAAAAAAGTCTAGATTTGCGGAAAATGCTCGGTCGGGGAGAGCCATCAACCGATGTCGCCACGCAAAAACTCAACCAGACTGTTTTGACGCAACCAGCCATGTTTGTGATTGAATATGCGTTGGCTCAGTTGTGGATATCCTGGGGAATTCGCCCGACGGCGATGATTGGTTACAGCATTGGTGAATATGTCGCCACCACTCTAGCCGGGGTTTTGTCTTTGACAGATGCTTTAACCTTGGTAGCTAGAAGGGCGCAGATGATTGACGAATTGCCAGGGGGGGGAATGTTGGCTGTGCCGCTTTCCGAGGCAGAAATACAGCCTTTGTTGCATGAGAATATTTCCCTGTCGGCGATTAATGGCGGATCATTATGTGTGATTGCAGGTTTCCCCGATGCCGTTGCAGAATTAGAACAAAAATTGAGCGATCGCGGTTTAGTTGGTAAGCGGTTACAGACTTCCCATGCTTTTCATTCGGTGATGATGGAAGCGATCGCACCAACTTTTGCGAATTTAGTTAACACATTCAGCCTAAAACCGCCCAAAATTCCTTATATTTCTAACGTCACCGGCACTTGGATTACTGCCGAACAAGCCACAGATCCCACCTACTGGGTGCAGCACCTTTGCCAAACAGTGCGCTTTGCAGATGGAGTCCAACAATTATCACAAACAGACAATCCGATTTTGTTAGAAGTCGGCCCTGGTCAAGCATTAATTAGTTTTGCATCCCAATGTCTTACCACCGACAAGCGAAATCAATCCTTAATGCTCCCTAGTTTGCGCCATTCCTACGAGCAGCAGTCAGATGTCGCCTGTTTATTACATACATTGGGTCGCCTGTGGCAAGCTGGGGTAGCGGCAGATTGGTCTAGTTTTTATGCCCATGAACCACGGCAACGAATTCCTTTACCAACATATCCTTTTGAACGTCAGCGTTACTGGGTTGATGCCCATCCGGGAGCTAATTTGGTTTTGCTTTGCGCCCCTGGGGAGACATCCAACACACTAGACGAATTGAGTCAATATACTCAAACTACACAAAAAACCACTGCCACTACCGTCTATCTCAGACCAAATTTAGATAATGATTATGTAGCGCCTAGAACTGAAGTAGAGCAAACCATTGCTAACATTTGGCAAGAACTCCTGGGAATTGGGCAAATAGGTATTGACGATAGCTTTTTTGAGTTGGGTGGCGACTCTGTACTGGGTATTCAAGTTAGTGCTAGAGCTGCTAAGGCAGGTTTTCGGTTAACGCCGCAGCAATTGTTTGAACATCAGACAATTGCCAAATTAATAGAGGTGGTCAGCACTACTCAAGTCGTCCAAGCTGAACAAGGTTTAGTCACTGGTTCCCTACCACTAACACCGATTCAGCATAAATTCTTTGAACGGGACATCTCACAACCGCACCACTGGAATCAATCAATTTTTTTAGAAGCCCCAGCAGCGATCAATCCAGGTGTATTGAAACAAGCCTGGCAGCAATTACTATTACATCATGATGCCCTACGTCTGCGGTTCACTCCCTCGGAATCTGGTTGGCAAGCAGTGAATGCTGGACATGAAGAAATATCATTTACCCAGATAGATTTATCGGCATTGTCAGCAGCAGATCAAGAACGGGCAATTAAGACAAATACGGCGCAACTACAAGCTAGTCTTGACCTATCAGCGGGGCCGATTATCCGGGTGGGGCTGTTTAACTTGGGTGCAAATAAATCCAGTCGCTTGCTAATCGTTGTCCACCACTTAGGCACAGATCCCGGTTCTTGGCGAGTTTTGATAGAGGATTTACAAACAGCTTACCAGCAAATTTATCAGGGTAAAGCAGTTGAACTACCACCAAAGACAACTTCTTACAAACAATGGGCGTTGCGCCTAGAA
It contains:
- a CDS encoding amino acid adenylation domain-containing protein — its product is MKTIEEFLSDLCSLDIKLWVEENRLLCNAPKGALTPVIKAELAERKAEILAFIRQNNVTLSSNHQPIRPTPQQENLSLSFAQQRLWFIDQLQPGSNFYNLPAAFHLQGSLNVVALEKTLNEIIRRHEVLRTTFASQKGQPLQVIHPTLTLNLPVINLQELPKVEREAEVQQLLSKEASQCFKLDETPLLRCTLLQLAEEEYVVMFTMHHIISDGWSMGILIQEVVALYEAFSQNQASPLPELPIQYADFAVWQRQWLQGEVLDNLLSYWKKQLGGNLPILQLPTDYPRPPIQTFRGKRKSFTLSTDLTEALKTLSRHEDATLFMTLLAGFKTLLHRYSNQEDILVGSPIANRNRNDIEQLIGFFVNTLVLRTDFTGNPTFKELLRRVRETTLEAYAHQDIPFDLLVEELQPQRNLSYAPLFQVMFILQNTPMSALEISGLTLNFLENNANTAMFDLTLDMKETEGGLVGSLEYNTDLFDDTTIARMVEHLQTLLQGIVTNPEQRLSELSLLTESERHKLLVEWNNTQVEYPQDQCIHQLFESQVEQTPDAVAVVFENQQLTYRELNAKANQLAHYLQTLGVKPEVLVGICVERSLDMVIGILAILKAGGAYVPLEPSYPQEPLAYILEDAQPRVLLTQQKLVATLPNQLAQVICLDSDWELISDHHSENPVTHITEDYLAYVIYTSGSTGKPKGAMNTHRGICNRLLWMQDAYQLTPADRVLQKTPFNFDVSVWEFFWPLMTGARLVIAQPEGHKDPNYLINLIVQQQITTLHFVPSMLQVFLEAEAVEKCQSLVRVIASGEALPVELQQRFFQRLDAQLYNLYGPTEAAVDVTFWQCQNHLSNHKTVPIGRPIANIQIYILDKYLHPVPVGVPGEVYIGGVGVGRGYLNRPELTAEKFIPNPFSFSTTASRLYKTGDLARYLPNGEIEYIGRIDYQVKLRGFRIELGEIEAAIAQYPGVRETIVVVNAQRIVAYLVPQTAQILSISELRSFLESKLPSYMIPVAFVLLETLPLNTNGKVDRRALPAPDIARPELADAYQPPQTEVEQTIAQIWQQVLRLENVGIHDNFFELGGHSLLLVQVNSKLRELFTKNLAVLDLFRYPTINSLANYLTQVEPEKITAESIEIVTEKIADGKAQQRKRLQKLKSIQNI
- a CDS encoding type I polyketide synthase — its product is MSISTSLNGSEIAIIGLSGRFPGAKDIDEFWQNLQQGRETIAFFTDEELLAAGINSSLLNDPNYVKAQAVLADAEYFDAEFFGFNPREATITDPQHRVFLECAWSALENAGYDSQNYQGAIGVYAGSGMNTYLLNIYLNQNIIGSVDPQQLMLAGNKDFLTTRVSYKLNLEGPSYAVQTACSTSLVAVHLACQSLLNGECDMALAGGVAINADRKAGYLYTEGGIMSPDGHCRAFDAHAQGSVGGEGVGIVVLKRLEDALRDHDTIYAIIKGSAINNDGAFKVSYTAPRIDTQAKVIRTAQIVAEVEPETITYIETHGTATALGDPIEIAALTQAFRASTQKTGFCAIGSVKTNIGHLDTAAGVAGLIKTVLALKHKQIPPSLHYSAPNPEIDFANSPFYVNTKLAEWQTNNIPRRAGVSSFGLGGTNAHVILEEAPVWERDREQERKYQLLLLSAKTASALETATTNLADYLQAHSDLNLADVAYTLQVGRRTFDYRRAVVCRDIPDALKVLQNSQPVAQKTQPRPVAFMFSGLGTHYVDMALELYQTESTFRSCVDECCELLKPLLGLDLRDVLYPNINNHNGNQQTQKSLDLRKMLGRGEPSTDVATQKLNQTVLTQPAMFVIEYALAQLWISWGIRPTAMIGYSIGEYVATTLAGVLSLTDALTLVARRAQMIDELPGGGMLAVPLSEAEIQPLLHENISLSAINGGSLCVIAGFPDAVAELEQKLSDRGLVGKRLQTSHAFHSVMMEAIAPTFANLVNTFSLKPPKIPYISNVTGTWITAEQATDPTYWVQHLCQTVRFADGVQQLSQTDNPILLEVGPGQALISFASQCLTTDKRNQSLMLPSLRHSYEQQSDVACLLHTLGRLWQAGVAADWSSFYAHEPRQRIPLPTYPFERQRYWVDAHPGANLVLLCAPGETSNTLDELSQYTQTTQKTTATTVYLRPNLDNDYVAPRTEVEQTIANIWQELLGIGQIGIDDSFFELGGDSVLGIQVSARAAKAGFRLTPQQLFEHQTIAKLIEVVSTTQVVQAEQGLVTGSLPLTPIQHKFFERDISQPHHWNQSIFLEAPAAINPGVLKQAWQQLLLHHDALRLRFTPSESGWQAVNAGHEEISFTQIDLSALSAADQERAIKTNTAQLQASLDLSAGPIIRVGLFNLGANKSSRLLIVVHHLGTDPGSWRVLIEDLQTAYQQIYQGKAVELPPKTTSYKQWALRLEEYARSANLQKAQNYWLSDRYQQVSPLPIDYSGSINNVASEQIVSVTLNAQDTQALLQEVPATYRTNTQEILLTAFAQASAQWTGEKLVLVDLEENGREVSTSGIDNVDISRTVGWITTTYPILLDLETADNPGDALKVVKEQIRSISGQGIDYGVLRYLHPDPVLQEKMRSLPQAEVAFLYVGQLTKSLPQDSLFQLSADSPEAATSLQATRPHKLHLIVSVVEGELQLDWYYSQNLHQRQTIEKLANNCVTALQSLIADSQSRTTVEYTPSDFAAANINQENLNNLLAQIGQLGNRSSL